The Equus caballus isolate H_3958 breed thoroughbred chromosome 22, TB-T2T, whole genome shotgun sequence genome window below encodes:
- the NXT1 gene encoding NTF2-related export protein 1: MAAVDFKTYVDQACRAAEEFVNVYYTTMDKRRRLLSRLYMGTATLVWNGNAVSGQESLSEFFEMLPSSEFQINVVDCQPVHDEATPSQTTVLVVICGTVKFEGNKQRDFNQNFILTAQASPSSTVWRIASDCFRFQDWAS, encoded by the coding sequence ATGGCGGCCGTGGACTTCAAGACCTACGTGGACCAGGCGTGCAGGGCGGCCGAGGAGTTCGTCAACGTCTACTACACCACCATGGACAAGCGGCGGCGCCTGCTGTCCCGCCTCTACATGGGCACGGCCACGCTCGTGTGGAACGGGAACGCCGTGTCGGGCCAGGAGTCCCTGAGCGAGTTCTTCGAAATGTTGCCCTCCAGTGAGTTCCAGATCAACGTGGTGGACTGCCAGCCCGTGCACGACGAGGCCACCCCGAGCCAGACCACGGTCCTCGTCGTCATCTGTGGGACCGTGAAGTTCGAGGGCAACAAGCAGCGGGACTTCAACCAGAACTTCATCCTGACGGCGCAGGCCTCGCCCAGCAGCACGGTGTGGAGGATCGCGAGCGACTGCTTCCGCTTCCAGGACTGGGCCAGCTAG